The following proteins are co-located in the Chlorogloeopsis sp. ULAP01 genome:
- a CDS encoding LptF/LptG family permease — translation MDRYLASELLPPFLFGVGAFSSIGVTIDAVFELVRKIVESGLPIGIALKVFLLKFPNFIVLAFPMATLLATLMTYSRLSSESELIALRGCGVSVYRMVLTAVFMSFLVTGMTFVFNEQIAPIANYQASLTLDQALKSEKPMFKQENIFYPEYRYIRQKDGDKEKILTRLFYADKFDGKRMTGLTIIDRSQESLNQIVVAESAQWNASQNVWDFYNGTIYLVAADRSYRNIVRFEKQQLELPRTALDIAQRSRDYDEMSISQSLEQLELERLGGDDQKIRKLQVRIQQRISLPFVCVVFGLVGAAMGTIPQRTGRATSFGVSVIVIFTYYLFYFITGAMAQAEVFSPFLGAWLPNFVFLGIGIFILRRVAQR, via the coding sequence ATGGATCGCTACCTGGCTAGCGAATTACTGCCACCATTTTTGTTTGGTGTCGGGGCTTTTTCTTCAATTGGCGTTACAATTGACGCTGTTTTTGAATTAGTTAGGAAAATCGTAGAATCAGGGCTACCAATAGGTATTGCCTTAAAAGTTTTTTTATTGAAATTTCCGAATTTTATTGTTTTAGCTTTCCCAATGGCTACACTTCTAGCTACATTGATGACTTACAGCCGTCTATCTAGCGAGAGTGAATTGATTGCTTTGCGTGGTTGTGGAGTCAGCGTTTATCGCATGGTGCTGACTGCTGTATTTATGAGCTTCTTGGTGACAGGGATGACATTTGTTTTTAACGAACAAATCGCACCAATAGCTAACTATCAAGCATCTCTGACTCTAGATCAAGCCCTAAAATCAGAAAAGCCGATGTTTAAGCAGGAAAACATTTTCTATCCCGAATATCGGTATATTAGGCAAAAAGATGGGGATAAAGAAAAGATTCTCACACGTTTATTTTATGCTGACAAGTTTGATGGGAAGCGAATGACAGGTTTGACTATTATCGACCGTTCCCAAGAAAGTCTCAATCAAATTGTTGTGGCGGAATCAGCTCAATGGAATGCATCTCAAAATGTCTGGGATTTTTATAACGGTACTATCTATTTAGTCGCAGCCGATCGCTCTTATCGCAATATAGTACGGTTTGAAAAACAACAACTCGAATTACCCCGCACAGCATTAGATATAGCGCAAAGAAGCCGCGACTACGATGAAATGAGTATTAGCCAATCGCTAGAACAACTAGAATTAGAACGTCTAGGTGGTGACGATCAAAAAATTCGCAAACTCCAAGTGCGGATTCAACAAAGAATATCTTTGCCGTTTGTCTGTGTGGTTTTTGGTTTAGTTGGCGCAGCAATGGGAACAATACCCCAGCGCACAGGGCGAGCCACAAGTTTTGGTGTGAGCGTCATAGTTATATTTACTTATTATTTATTTTATTTTATTACTGGTGCTATGGCACAGGCGGAAGTCTTTTCTCCTTTTCTGGGAGCTTGGTTGCCCAATTTTGTATTTTTGGGAATAGGTATATTTATATTGAGGCGTGTAGCACAGCGATAA
- a CDS encoding ATP-binding cassette domain-containing protein, with amino-acid sequence MLKAENLSFRYRQNQLWILRDFNIEINPGEIVGLSGTSGLGKTTLGKILAGYLQSIKGSVSVDDQPLPIQGYCPVQMIFQNPELAMNPRWRINKILKEGQMPSGELLQALNINQNWLNRWPHELSGGELQRVAVARSLGRHTRYLIADEMTAMLDANTQALIWRAVIDYARKTEIGILVISHDFWLLKRLCDRMIDLTLTSN; translated from the coding sequence ATGCTTAAAGCCGAAAATTTATCTTTCCGCTACAGGCAAAACCAACTTTGGATACTGCGGGATTTTAACATAGAAATAAATCCTGGCGAAATCGTGGGTTTGAGTGGAACTAGCGGTTTGGGAAAAACAACTTTGGGTAAAATCCTAGCTGGATATCTCCAATCTATCAAAGGCAGTGTCAGTGTAGATGATCAACCTTTGCCAATACAGGGTTATTGTCCAGTGCAAATGATTTTTCAGAATCCTGAATTGGCTATGAACCCTCGTTGGCGGATTAACAAAATTTTAAAAGAAGGGCAAATGCCTTCTGGAGAATTACTCCAAGCTTTAAATATTAATCAGAATTGGCTGAATCGCTGGCCTCATGAGTTGAGTGGAGGTGAACTTCAGCGAGTTGCTGTGGCTCGTTCATTAGGAAGACATACTCGTTACTTAATCGCTGACGAGATGACGGCAATGCTAGATGCCAATACTCAAGCTTTGATTTGGAGGGCTGTCATTGATTACGCCCGTAAAACTGAGATAGGTATTTTAGTTATCAGTCATGACTTCTGGCTGCTCAAGCGTTTATGCGATCGTATGATTGACTTGACTTTAACAAGTAATTAA
- a CDS encoding ABC transporter ATP-binding protein, with the protein MLCVQNLSVTFTMYDQVFTQKQTTAIADLDLHINAGEVVAVVGSSGSGKSLLAHAILGILSRNAQVTGKITYNNEYLTYKRQVELRGKEIVLIPQSVSYLDPLMSVGKQLNRIARLRGLSTNASQQIIDQVLARYKLASSVKQLFPFQLSGGMARRILVAMAVIGQANLVIADEPTPGLHPEVVVETLNHLRKLADEGKGVLLITHELEAALQIADKVAVFYAGTTVEIAAKTDFTHGGKGLRHPYTQALWRSLPQNEFIPVSGTQPNPDTLPLGCLFAERCPIATTDCLTHRPPLREVCNGLVRCIHA; encoded by the coding sequence ATGCTTTGTGTTCAAAATCTGAGTGTCACCTTCACAATGTACGACCAGGTTTTTACTCAAAAACAAACTACTGCGATCGCTGATTTGGATTTGCATATTAACGCTGGTGAAGTTGTAGCTGTTGTTGGTTCTAGTGGCTCTGGTAAAAGCCTTTTGGCACACGCAATTCTCGGTATTCTATCCAGAAATGCCCAGGTAACAGGTAAAATAACTTACAATAATGAATATCTTACTTATAAACGTCAAGTTGAATTGCGGGGAAAAGAGATAGTACTAATTCCGCAATCTGTTAGTTATCTTGATCCCTTAATGAGTGTGGGTAAGCAACTAAATCGGATTGCACGTTTGAGGGGATTATCAACAAATGCATCTCAACAGATTATTGACCAAGTTTTAGCACGTTATAAACTTGCTTCCTCAGTCAAGCAGCTATTTCCGTTTCAACTTTCAGGTGGGATGGCTAGGCGAATTTTAGTAGCAATGGCTGTGATTGGGCAAGCTAATTTAGTCATTGCTGATGAACCAACTCCAGGTTTGCATCCAGAGGTGGTAGTGGAAACTCTCAATCACCTGCGCAAACTTGCTGACGAGGGTAAGGGTGTATTGCTAATTACCCACGAACTAGAAGCTGCTTTACAAATAGCAGATAAAGTCGCTGTTTTTTACGCAGGTACAACTGTGGAGATAGCTGCTAAAACTGATTTTACTCATGGAGGAAAAGGATTACGTCATCCTTATACTCAAGCACTCTGGCGCTCTTTGCCGCAGAATGAATTTATTCCTGTGTCGGGTACACAACCAAATCCTGATACATTGCCCCTTGGTTGCTTGTTTGCCGAACGATGTCCAATTGCCACTACAGATTGTTTAACTCATCGTCCGCCCTTACGGGAAGTCTGCAATGGTTTAGTGAGGTGCATTCATGCTTAA
- a CDS encoding ABC transporter permease: protein MTKPAIAIPTLPNHPPTKPKGLVYLGNRRSRTLAIALLCFVIFSTLLLGAQLVGTEGLEIALQNRNQPPSLAHPFGTDWLGRDMFARTLHGLSLSLWVGLLTAICSAAIGLVLGTVSATMNSKVDAVITWLIDVFLSLPHLVLIILIAFAVGGGVPGLLISVSVTHWMGLARLLRAEVLQIKNSDYVQLSYKLGHSSLWIARHHLLPHLIPQFMVGLVLLFPHVILHEAGLTFLGLGLPPEMPAIGVILSEAMRYLSAGYWWLGVLPGVALLMAVKLFDILGASLRSLLDPKTSQE, encoded by the coding sequence ATGACAAAGCCTGCGATCGCCATCCCCACTCTACCAAATCATCCGCCGACTAAGCCCAAAGGCTTGGTATATCTGGGTAATCGTCGGAGCCGCACCCTGGCGATCGCCCTTTTATGTTTTGTAATTTTTAGCACTCTGTTACTAGGAGCGCAGTTAGTTGGTACAGAAGGTTTAGAAATTGCCTTACAAAATCGCAACCAACCACCCTCACTGGCTCATCCTTTCGGTACTGATTGGTTAGGCAGAGATATGTTTGCCCGTACCCTCCACGGCTTAAGTTTAAGCTTGTGGGTGGGTTTGTTGACAGCTATCTGTAGTGCGGCGATTGGGTTAGTCTTGGGAACTGTATCAGCAACGATGAATAGTAAAGTTGACGCAGTAATTACATGGCTGATTGATGTGTTCTTAAGTTTACCTCATCTTGTGCTAATTATCCTGATTGCCTTTGCTGTTGGTGGTGGGGTTCCCGGCTTGTTGATTTCAGTGAGTGTCACCCACTGGATGGGATTAGCTCGACTTTTACGGGCTGAGGTACTGCAAATTAAAAACTCAGACTATGTACAGCTTTCCTATAAACTAGGACATTCTTCCCTGTGGATTGCTCGTCATCATCTTTTGCCTCATTTGATACCTCAGTTCATGGTGGGACTGGTATTGCTATTTCCCCATGTGATTTTACACGAAGCCGGTCTAACCTTCTTGGGACTGGGTTTACCGCCAGAAATGCCAGCAATTGGCGTGATTTTAAGTGAGGCTATGCGTTATCTGTCGGCTGGTTACTGGTGGTTGGGAGTTTTACCAGGAGTCGCTTTGCTAATGGCTGTAAAGCTGTTTGATATTTTGGGTGCTAGTTTGCGATCGCTACTTGACCCGAAAACAAGCCAGGAATAA
- a CDS encoding ABC transporter permease, with product MKHIWRFLLQKFLHFLLLLVALSVISFVLVGLSPVNPIDAYIGADVMRVGAEQRELIAQRWGLDQPMTTRFFLWLGQLLQGNLGTSMTYNQTVSQVIAERFEASLALMGLAWLFSGAFGVLLGVVAGAKEGSLIDRVIRIYAYTLASAPAFWIALLLLIIFSVTLQVTPICCAKPPGILAADVTLWQKLHHLLLPALTLSVIGVANIALHTREKLIEILHSNYALFAYAQGETTTGVVLHHGLRNVALPAITLQFASLGELFGGSVLIEKVFNYPGLGNATVQAALRSDVPLLLGIVFFSATFVFIGNTLADLSYQVIDPRIRFGKSA from the coding sequence ATGAAGCATATCTGGCGATTCTTACTCCAAAAATTCCTACACTTTTTGCTGCTATTAGTAGCACTGTCAGTCATCAGTTTTGTCCTGGTTGGCTTGTCCCCTGTTAACCCAATAGATGCTTATATTGGGGCTGATGTGATGCGTGTGGGTGCAGAACAAAGAGAATTAATTGCCCAACGTTGGGGATTAGATCAACCCATGACCACACGTTTTTTCCTTTGGCTAGGACAACTACTGCAAGGTAATTTAGGAACTTCCATGACCTACAACCAAACGGTGTCCCAAGTGATAGCTGAACGTTTTGAGGCATCATTAGCACTGATGGGGTTGGCGTGGTTGTTTTCTGGTGCATTCGGTGTATTGCTGGGTGTTGTCGCAGGAGCTAAGGAAGGGTCTTTAATAGATCGGGTGATTCGGATTTATGCTTATACTTTGGCATCGGCTCCCGCTTTTTGGATTGCCCTACTATTGTTAATTATTTTTTCGGTGACACTACAAGTCACTCCGATATGCTGTGCAAAGCCGCCCGGTATTTTAGCGGCTGATGTGACATTATGGCAAAAGCTTCATCATTTACTACTACCTGCCCTGACTCTGAGTGTGATTGGCGTTGCTAATATTGCCCTCCACACCCGTGAAAAGCTGATTGAAATTCTGCATAGCAACTATGCTTTATTTGCCTATGCTCAAGGTGAAACCACTACTGGGGTAGTTCTACATCACGGTTTGCGTAACGTTGCTTTACCGGCGATTACCTTGCAATTTGCCAGTTTGGGCGAACTGTTTGGTGGTTCTGTACTAATTGAAAAAGTATTTAACTATCCTGGTTTGGGTAATGCTACCGTACAGGCAGCACTGCGAAGCGATGTCCCGTTGTTACTGGGTATTGTTTTCTTTAGTGCCACCTTTGTTTTTATAGGTAACACTTTAGCTGACCTCAGTTACCAAGTTATTGATCCCCGTATCCGTTTTGGAAAATCTGCATGA
- a CDS encoding ABC transporter substrate-binding protein, which yields MILNLSKIHIFSWFWAILSVQLLFACSHVASSPPAAKISGESKDEIVLAFLWEDFDDKGFDPTMGWNYYGPPLFQSTLLRRNENLELVNDLAQNYTISSDRKIWTFKIREDVRFSDGQPLTAEDVAYTFNQTKESGGLLDLSVLDKAVVKGNYEVELHLKRPQITFINQIASLGIVPKHAHNKNYFRNPIGSGPYRLVQWNPGEQIIAEANPYYYGTPANIKRLVILLTLEDATFAAAKAGRVDVARIPPSLAIQQIPGMNLYAHRSDGHAGLMLPYIPNTGKKTSQGYPIGNDVTADPAIRQAVNYAINRQVLVDAILEGYGSPAYTPVSGMPWEEAKAKIQDADANKAKQILAAAGWEDKNGDGILEKQGLKAEFSILYPAKDSVRQGLALAVAQMLKPIGIQVNAEGRSWKEIERRLHSDVVLYVLGTYDQLILYNLYHSSVAQGNWQNPGYYANSVVDQNLDRGMTAASETEARLFWQKIQWDGQTGITTKGDAASTWLVSPDQTYFVNGCLDLGKQKQVTHNYTGSILANVTSWKWNCD from the coding sequence GTGATTTTGAATCTATCAAAAATTCACATCTTTAGTTGGTTCTGGGCAATACTGTCAGTACAATTACTATTTGCTTGCAGTCATGTTGCTTCAAGTCCACCAGCTGCTAAAATTAGCGGTGAATCCAAAGATGAGATAGTGCTGGCTTTTTTATGGGAAGATTTTGATGACAAGGGATTTGACCCGACTATGGGATGGAATTATTACGGGCCTCCATTGTTTCAAAGTACGCTGCTACGCCGTAACGAAAATCTAGAACTGGTAAATGACCTTGCCCAAAACTACACCATTAGTAGCGATCGCAAAATCTGGACATTCAAAATCCGTGAAGATGTCCGCTTTTCGGATGGTCAACCCCTCACAGCCGAAGATGTTGCTTACACATTCAACCAAACTAAAGAAAGTGGCGGCTTGTTAGATTTGTCTGTGTTAGACAAAGCAGTTGTTAAAGGAAATTACGAGGTTGAATTACATCTCAAACGCCCTCAAATTACCTTTATAAATCAAATAGCCAGTTTGGGAATTGTACCAAAACACGCCCACAACAAAAATTACTTCCGTAATCCCATTGGTTCTGGTCCTTATCGCTTAGTGCAATGGAATCCTGGTGAGCAGATTATTGCTGAAGCCAACCCTTACTACTACGGAACGCCAGCAAATATTAAACGGTTGGTGATTCTTTTAACTCTCGAAGATGCAACCTTTGCTGCTGCGAAGGCGGGTAGAGTTGATGTGGCGCGTATTCCACCATCACTCGCAATTCAGCAGATTCCTGGGATGAATTTGTACGCCCACAGAAGCGATGGTCATGCAGGATTGATGCTTCCTTATATCCCCAATACAGGCAAGAAAACTTCTCAAGGATACCCCATTGGTAATGACGTAACCGCAGACCCAGCAATTCGTCAAGCAGTTAACTATGCAATTAATCGACAGGTTTTGGTTGATGCTATTCTCGAAGGCTATGGTTCTCCTGCCTATACTCCGGTCAGTGGTATGCCTTGGGAAGAAGCTAAAGCTAAAATCCAAGATGCCGATGCTAACAAAGCTAAACAGATTCTTGCCGCAGCAGGTTGGGAAGATAAGAACGGGGACGGCATTTTAGAAAAACAAGGATTAAAAGCTGAATTTAGCATTCTCTACCCTGCTAAAGATAGCGTCCGCCAAGGACTAGCTTTAGCTGTAGCGCAAATGCTCAAACCAATCGGTATTCAAGTCAATGCGGAAGGCAGAAGTTGGAAAGAAATTGAACGCCGATTGCATAGCGATGTAGTTCTCTATGTACTAGGCACTTACGATCAGCTGATCCTATACAATCTTTACCATAGTTCAGTCGCCCAAGGAAATTGGCAAAATCCTGGTTACTATGCGAACTCTGTGGTTGACCAAAATCTTGATAGAGGTATGACAGCAGCCTCAGAGACAGAAGCAAGATTATTTTGGCAAAAGATACAGTGGGACGGTCAAACTGGAATCACTACCAAAGGCGATGCTGCATCTACTTGGCTGGTTAGTCCCGATCAAACTTACTTTGTGAATGGCTGTTTAGACCTTGGCAAGCAAAAGCAGGTAACTCACAACTACACAGGTTCAATATTAGCCAACGTTACCTCTTGGAAGTGGAACTGCGATTGA
- a CDS encoding AraC family transcriptional regulator, which produces MTITLTMKEEWQLWAEAKDNSPQKPKRESFEIIREVPRQLGKGYVRDIEVHPELLLSISDYEFHDDVVTQITEWDHPLQFCILLSGRTIDEYGGQLGEGYTCISGSGVQRKMLLKYLTSQRLGIDIEMSPDLLATFFPDEEGEIPQQLRLLAKGNDWQTLLYPKATTAIGGIAQQIINCPFQGMTKRMYLQGKVLELIALQLAPILAAQDGLQPSPRLKADTIARIHLAREILLTNLENPPSLLELTQIVGVSDRTLRRGFRELFGTTVFRYLTEKRMEWAEQLLRQGNITIAEVAHRVGYSHQGRFAETFKRKFMITPSECLSGKKSVSEL; this is translated from the coding sequence ATGACCATTACCCTGACGATGAAAGAGGAGTGGCAACTGTGGGCAGAAGCTAAAGACAACAGCCCGCAAAAACCAAAACGAGAGTCATTTGAAATTATCCGTGAAGTACCCAGACAATTAGGTAAAGGCTATGTGCGGGATATCGAGGTGCATCCAGAACTCTTGCTTTCGATTTCGGACTATGAATTTCACGATGATGTAGTGACTCAAATCACTGAATGGGATCACCCACTGCAATTTTGCATCCTCCTTTCTGGAAGAACTATAGACGAATACGGGGGGCAGTTGGGGGAAGGATATACGTGCATTTCTGGTAGTGGTGTTCAAAGAAAAATGCTTTTAAAGTATCTCACATCTCAACGCTTGGGTATTGACATTGAGATGTCTCCTGACTTGCTGGCAACTTTTTTCCCTGATGAAGAGGGGGAAATTCCTCAGCAGTTGCGCCTGTTGGCAAAGGGTAATGACTGGCAGACTTTACTCTACCCCAAAGCCACAACTGCAATTGGGGGAATAGCACAGCAAATTATCAACTGTCCTTTCCAGGGAATGACAAAGCGGATGTATTTACAGGGTAAGGTGTTGGAACTAATAGCGTTGCAATTAGCTCCAATCTTGGCTGCTCAGGATGGATTACAACCATCGCCGCGACTGAAGGCAGATACTATCGCTCGGATTCATTTGGCTAGAGAAATTTTATTGACAAATTTGGAGAATCCACCATCATTGTTGGAGTTGACGCAAATTGTTGGAGTGAGTGATCGCACTCTTCGACGCGGCTTTCGGGAGCTTTTTGGGACAACGGTATTTCGCTACTTGACAGAGAAACGTATGGAATGGGCAGAACAGTTATTACGTCAGGGAAATATAACTATTGCTGAGGTTGCTCACCGAGTTGGTTATTCGCATCAAGGGCGCTTTGCTGAAACCTTTAAGCGTAAGTTTATGATTACACCAAGTGAATGTTTATCGGGTAAAAAGTCCGTTTCAGAGCTATGA
- a CDS encoding TonB-dependent siderophore receptor encodes MKRWWLSGSVRLWFLVILSGCLSAVAIQPGWAEIKPRLEKQEVQSQQNLRPLLTRKIRQLSEVKHPSTNAKLLVQSPANPPVSEDIVQVSGVKANPTDKGVEVILQTTGGEQLQVTNRSEGNNFIADIPNAQLRLPNGDAFTFRSQKPVTGITEITVTNLDANTIRVTVTGEASVPTVELFDSPDEGLIFGITTAATSAQQPQQPEQPNPTPPAAPLPLPRGGEGERSEQPSAQNDEPIELVVTGEQDGYRVPNASVGTRTDTPLRDIPQSIQVIPQQVLRDQNVTDLVEALRNVPGAGFGNTARSFAQSSIILRGFSSNSDILWNGLRENPGAGIAGFEAAGIERIEVLRGPNSVLYGQGGLGGIVNYITKQPLSEPYYSLETSVGNFNFYRGAIDLSGPLNDSRTVLYRLNLAAQTTESFFDFFEAQRYFVAPNLTWQISDRTKFTVAAEYLARPQTADQAYGLPVVGTVFPNPNGEIPRNRYVGEPDDFENSYSTRIGYDLEHRFSENWQLRNAFRFKQGELFRRLSFGTALAADNRTLNRGFFDTSEFSDKFFNSDTYVVGQFSTGSIRHQIVTGINLTKRELGQNSFNRQASPIDLYNPVYGQPLGAVTSRFSNFNTADTLGIYVQDQITLAENLKLLLGVRFDSFSQNDENRLTNRKTNQSDSAFSPRVGIVYQPIEPISLYASYSRSFTPTLGTSFDGDVFQPERGTQYEVGVKADLNNRLSATLAFYDLTRTNVLTTDTRPNVPPGFSIQTGEQKSRGVELTFGGEILPGWSIIAGYGYTDAKVTQDNTLPVGLRFRNVPENTFNLWTSYEIQRGNLQGLGFGLGLFFVGERPGDILNTFELPSYLRTDAAIFYKRDRFRAALNFRNLFDVDYLEASFNNVRVFRGDPLTVQGTISFEF; translated from the coding sequence ATGAAACGTTGGTGGTTGTCTGGTAGTGTTCGACTGTGGTTTTTAGTTATTCTATCAGGATGCTTGAGTGCTGTTGCTATTCAACCTGGATGGGCAGAAATTAAACCAAGGCTTGAAAAGCAGGAAGTTCAAAGTCAGCAAAATTTAAGACCTCTGCTAACTCGAAAAATTCGACAACTAAGTGAAGTTAAGCATCCCAGCACCAATGCCAAATTACTGGTACAATCGCCAGCTAACCCTCCTGTTTCGGAGGATATTGTGCAGGTGTCAGGAGTAAAAGCCAATCCCACAGATAAAGGTGTAGAGGTGATTCTACAAACAACAGGTGGAGAACAACTGCAAGTCACTAATCGCAGTGAGGGCAATAACTTTATTGCTGATATTCCTAATGCTCAATTGCGTTTACCTAATGGCGATGCATTCACATTCCGCTCCCAAAAACCAGTTACAGGAATTACTGAGATAACAGTCACAAATTTGGATGCCAATACAATTCGGGTGACAGTGACAGGTGAGGCGAGTGTGCCAACTGTCGAGTTATTTGACAGTCCAGATGAGGGTTTGATTTTTGGGATTACAACTGCTGCAACTTCCGCACAGCAGCCGCAGCAACCAGAACAGCCGAACCCCACCCCGCCTGCGGCACCCCTCCCCTTACCAAGGGGAGGGGAAGGGGAGAGGTCAGAACAACCTTCAGCACAAAATGATGAGCCGATTGAGTTGGTGGTGACAGGTGAGCAAGATGGTTATCGTGTACCGAATGCGAGTGTAGGAACAAGAACTGATACACCATTACGTGATATTCCCCAATCAATTCAAGTGATCCCCCAACAAGTGCTACGGGATCAAAACGTCACTGACCTAGTTGAAGCACTTAGAAATGTCCCTGGTGCAGGATTTGGAAATACTGCCCGATCCTTTGCACAGTCATCTATTATTCTCCGAGGTTTTAGTTCTAACAGCGATATTTTGTGGAACGGGTTGAGAGAAAATCCAGGTGCTGGTATTGCTGGCTTTGAGGCAGCAGGAATTGAAAGGATTGAGGTTCTTCGGGGGCCTAACTCTGTTCTTTATGGTCAAGGTGGACTAGGCGGAATTGTTAATTACATAACCAAACAGCCCTTGAGTGAACCCTACTATTCTTTAGAAACTTCTGTGGGTAATTTCAACTTTTATCGCGGTGCTATTGACCTTTCTGGGCCACTCAATGACAGCCGAACAGTATTATATCGACTGAACCTGGCAGCTCAAACGACAGAAAGTTTCTTTGATTTCTTCGAGGCACAAAGATACTTTGTGGCACCAAATCTCACCTGGCAGATTAGCGATCGCACAAAATTCACTGTAGCTGCTGAATATCTTGCTCGCCCACAAACTGCCGATCAAGCCTATGGTCTCCCAGTTGTAGGAACTGTATTTCCAAATCCCAATGGAGAAATACCCCGTAATCGCTATGTGGGCGAACCAGATGACTTTGAAAACTCGTATTCAACTCGAATTGGATACGATCTCGAACATCGCTTTAGCGAAAATTGGCAGCTACGAAATGCCTTTAGATTTAAGCAAGGTGAGCTATTTAGAAGACTTTCCTTCGGCACTGCCTTAGCTGCTGATAACCGGACTCTGAACCGAGGCTTTTTCGATACTAGTGAATTTTCCGACAAATTTTTCAACTCTGATACTTACGTTGTGGGTCAGTTTTCTACAGGTAGTATCCGTCATCAAATAGTAACAGGCATCAATCTCACTAAGAGGGAATTGGGGCAAAATTCGTTTAATCGCCAAGCATCTCCAATTGACTTGTATAATCCTGTCTATGGTCAACCCCTTGGTGCTGTTACTTCTAGATTTAGTAATTTCAACACAGCAGATACACTGGGCATTTATGTGCAAGACCAAATAACACTAGCTGAAAATTTGAAGCTGTTGCTAGGTGTGCGGTTCGATAGTTTTAGTCAAAATGATGAGAATCGGCTCACTAATAGAAAAACAAATCAGTCTGACAGTGCATTTAGCCCTCGTGTAGGTATTGTTTATCAGCCAATTGAGCCAATTTCACTCTATGCCAGTTACAGCCGCTCATTTACCCCAACGCTTGGCACTAGCTTTGATGGTGATGTCTTTCAACCAGAACGCGGTACGCAATATGAAGTTGGCGTTAAAGCAGATTTGAACAACCGACTTTCAGCGACACTAGCATTTTACGACCTAACCCGTACTAATGTTTTGACAACTGACACCAGACCCAATGTACCACCAGGCTTCTCGATTCAAACAGGTGAACAAAAAAGTCGCGGCGTTGAACTGACCTTTGGGGGAGAAATTTTGCCGGGATGGAGCATCATCGCGGGTTATGGTTACACCGATGCAAAAGTTACTCAGGACAACACGCTTCCCGTAGGTCTGCGTTTTCGTAATGTTCCTGAAAATACCTTTAACCTGTGGACAAGCTATGAAATTCAACGGGGTAATTTGCAGGGGTTAGGATTTGGACTGGGATTATTCTTTGTCGGAGAACGGCCAGGAGATATATTGAATACATTTGAGCTACCCAGCTATCTGCGGACGGATGCGGCAATTTTTTATAAGCGCGATCGCTTTCGCGCTGCTCTCAATTTTAGAAATTTGTTTGATGTGGATTACCTTGAAGCTTCTTTTAATAATGTTCGAGTTTTTCGGGGAGATCCGTTGACGGTACAGGGGACAATTTCCTTTGAGTTTTGA
- a CDS encoding iron-siderophore ABC transporter substrate-binding protein: protein MGETCIPHNPQRVVTLWTSTFCSTLALGIKPIAFTTGYPGESLPEHLKDKVDGVKSVGTLTQPNLEKILLLKPDLILSITRTYLDDIYPQLSNIAPTVVMDVSGPPPPWQKHLEDVANIFDKEQEEKQLIDEYWQRIEQLKQALGDRRHQLQVSVATVYQTYGIYIYGAKHPTSKVLNDIGLQRPPSQRGDFFTKDNISQENLSDIDGDVLFLSTRGGKAAQEALEKLQQNPLWQKLNVVQKNQVYLVDSDHWYAFDVLAMNAVIDDLFKYLVKSP, encoded by the coding sequence ATGGGTGAAACGTGTATTCCTCACAATCCCCAACGAGTCGTGACTCTGTGGACGAGTACTTTTTGTAGCACCTTAGCATTGGGTATCAAACCTATTGCATTCACGACAGGTTATCCAGGTGAATCGTTGCCAGAGCATCTTAAAGATAAAGTTGATGGAGTTAAATCTGTTGGAACCTTAACCCAACCAAATTTAGAAAAGATTCTCCTACTAAAACCCGATTTAATTTTATCGATCACTCGAACTTACTTGGATGATATATATCCACAACTATCGAACATAGCCCCTACAGTTGTCATGGATGTTTCTGGTCCACCTCCTCCTTGGCAAAAACATTTAGAAGATGTTGCCAATATTTTTGATAAAGAACAGGAAGAAAAACAGTTAATCGATGAATATTGGCAACGAATTGAACAACTCAAACAAGCTTTGGGCGATCGCCGCCATCAACTTCAAGTATCGGTTGCCACTGTTTATCAAACTTACGGAATCTATATCTATGGCGCAAAACATCCTACTAGTAAAGTTTTAAATGATATTGGATTACAACGACCACCTTCACAAAGGGGTGATTTTTTCACAAAAGATAATATTTCTCAAGAAAATTTATCTGATATTGATGGTGATGTTTTATTCCTTTCCACTAGAGGAGGAAAAGCTGCTCAAGAGGCTTTAGAAAAGCTGCAACAAAATCCTCTGTGGCAAAAATTGAATGTGGTTCAAAAAAATCAAGTCTATCTTGTAGACTCTGACCATTGGTACGCTTTTGATGTTTTGGCAATGAATGCGGTGATTGATGACTTATTTAAGTACTTAGTCAAATCACCCTAA